The proteins below are encoded in one region of Segatella copri:
- a CDS encoding FimB/Mfa2 family fimbrial subunit, translating into MSKKPYRLLASLLLMLVATLTSCEKFSIDETTGKSREANANVTIHVQKIEGISLLTTKAADKQMALGDVCSRLTLAIFDGEEKLETVNQLSTDNGFGTAYVSLDEGEYRLVVIAHNGKGNCSVSAPEKVKFASNKLTDTFYYYGRLSVNEEGATTNINLRRAVGAFKLHINDETIPEEIRSIKFYYTGGSSTLDATTGFGCVNSRQTENFSMKDGGRDFTVYTFPHEEEKNIKMSISFLDADAKVVKSFEKADLKIHQNQTTYTEISIADGFGGGDDSTGGGISITVDPTWGETERVNF; encoded by the coding sequence ATGAGTAAGAAGCCCTATCGGTTACTGGCATCCCTGTTGCTGATGCTCGTAGCGACGCTTACTTCATGCGAGAAGTTTTCGATTGACGAAACAACCGGAAAATCACGTGAGGCAAACGCCAATGTAACTATCCATGTGCAGAAAATAGAAGGCATAAGTCTGCTGACAACCAAAGCTGCCGACAAGCAGATGGCGCTGGGCGATGTGTGCTCCAGACTGACACTTGCCATCTTTGACGGAGAGGAGAAACTGGAGACGGTGAACCAGCTTTCAACAGACAATGGCTTCGGAACAGCCTATGTAAGTCTGGACGAAGGAGAATACCGACTGGTGGTGATTGCCCACAACGGAAAGGGAAACTGCTCTGTCAGCGCACCCGAGAAAGTAAAGTTTGCAAGCAACAAACTTACCGACACCTTCTATTATTACGGCAGGTTGAGCGTAAACGAAGAGGGCGCCACCACAAACATCAACCTGAGGCGAGCAGTTGGCGCCTTCAAGTTACATATTAACGACGAAACCATTCCCGAAGAAATCAGAAGCATCAAGTTCTATTATACCGGCGGCAGCAGCACCCTGGATGCAACCACCGGATTCGGCTGCGTGAACAGCCGTCAGACCGAGAATTTCAGTATGAAAGATGGCGGCAGAGACTTTACCGTCTACACCTTCCCACATGAAGAAGAGAAGAACATCAAGATGAGTATCAGCTTTCTGGATGCCGATGCAAAGGTGGTAAAGAGTTTTGAAAAAGCCGATTTGAAAATCCATCAGAACCAAACAACCTATACCGAGATTTCCATTGCTGACGGATTCGGTGGCGGAGACGACAGTACGGGTGGTGGAATAAGCATTACCGTAGACCCTACCTGGGGGGAGACAGAACGGGTGAATTTCTAA
- a CDS encoding HlyD family secretion protein produces the protein MSKKSQHNNILLAVIGFTAVVILVGVIGFFTLEQKDDTIQGEVEVSEYRVSCKLPGRVVELRVQEGDYVHVGDTLAILEVPEMKSQEQMLQATNAAAEAMKDLTDAGARKEQIQGAYQLVQQAEAAATIAKKTYDRMQNLFNEGVISGQKRDEAYAAYKATEAQVAAARSQYDMAKNGAREQEKRMAANNTQASKSAVDVVKNLLKETVQIAQCEGEVSNVYPKVGELVGLGSPIMSISIMSDMWGTFNVREDHLKGLNKGDEFTAYVPAFNKDIKMKVYYLKDQGSYATWKATKDNGDYDRKTFEVKARPITKIEGLRPGMSLIIK, from the coding sequence ATGTCTAAGAAATCACAGCATAACAACATATTGCTCGCTGTAATCGGTTTTACAGCAGTAGTCATTCTCGTAGGCGTCATCGGTTTCTTCACCCTGGAACAGAAGGATGACACCATTCAGGGCGAGGTAGAAGTATCAGAATACAGAGTGTCCTGCAAACTGCCGGGACGCGTAGTAGAACTCCGCGTTCAGGAAGGCGATTACGTTCATGTGGGCGATACGCTCGCCATCCTCGAAGTGCCGGAAATGAAATCGCAGGAACAGATGCTCCAGGCTACCAACGCTGCAGCCGAGGCGATGAAGGACCTGACGGATGCAGGTGCACGCAAGGAGCAGATTCAGGGCGCTTACCAGTTGGTTCAGCAGGCTGAAGCTGCCGCAACCATCGCCAAGAAGACCTACGACCGCATGCAGAACCTCTTCAACGAGGGTGTAATCAGCGGTCAGAAACGCGATGAGGCTTACGCAGCCTACAAGGCTACAGAGGCTCAGGTGGCTGCTGCCAGAAGTCAGTACGATATGGCGAAGAATGGCGCCCGCGAACAGGAGAAGCGCATGGCTGCCAACAACACCCAGGCTTCGAAGAGCGCTGTGGATGTAGTGAAGAATCTTCTGAAAGAGACCGTTCAGATTGCCCAGTGCGAGGGCGAGGTTAGCAATGTCTATCCTAAGGTAGGCGAGCTGGTAGGCCTCGGCTCTCCTATCATGAGCATCTCTATCATGAGCGATATGTGGGGAACCTTCAATGTTCGCGAAGACCATCTCAAGGGGCTGAACAAGGGCGATGAGTTCACCGCTTACGTTCCTGCCTTCAACAAGGACATCAAGATGAAGGTTTACTACCTGAAAGACCAGGGCTCTTACGCTACCTGGAAGGCAACCAAGGATAATGGCGACTACGACCGCAAGACATTCGAGGTGAAGGCCCGTCCTATCACAAAGATTGAGGGATTGCGCCCGGGAATGTCACTCATCATTAAATAA
- a CDS encoding TolC family protein, giving the protein MKKYITLIMLMGALIPAGAQAQTLSLDSCRAMALRNNKQLNASKLKKDVAYNMKKSARTKYLPKVDALGGYEWFSREISLLNDGQKSTFSNIGSTVTGGISGGASNLMSQLVSQGMITPEIAQQIGGLLNEKLGPLQQQGNALGEKLVDAFRTDTRNIWAGSVMVRQPIYMGGAIIAANKIADIGEQIAENDLDQQTQSTLYSIDQAYWLAVSLKQKQKLAISYRDLVKKLNEDVHKMIQQGVATKADGLKVDVKVNEAEMQITQAEDGLALSKMLLCQLCGIPMNQEITLADEDKETLALSGTPVDTEQQKVAAQDSALNTRPELRMLQNALDISKEATKMVRAINLPHVMLTGGYMISNPNVFNGFQKKFTGVWNVGVMVHVPVWNWFDGAYKVRAAKAASNIAQMNLDDTREKIHLQITQSQFKVKEAQKKLNMAMKNIASADENLRCANLGFKEGVMEVTDVMAAQTAWQKAQSQKIDAEIDVKLTQVGLNKALGILQ; this is encoded by the coding sequence ATGAAAAAATATATAACTCTTATCATGCTGATGGGAGCATTGATTCCTGCTGGGGCTCAGGCACAAACGCTGAGCCTTGACAGTTGCCGTGCCATGGCGCTGCGCAACAACAAGCAGCTCAATGCCTCGAAGCTCAAGAAAGACGTGGCGTACAACATGAAGAAATCGGCACGTACCAAATATCTTCCTAAAGTAGATGCTTTAGGCGGTTACGAATGGTTCAGCAGGGAGATTTCGCTGCTGAACGACGGTCAGAAATCAACATTCAGCAATATCGGCTCTACCGTTACCGGAGGAATATCGGGAGGAGCCAGCAATCTGATGAGCCAACTTGTAAGTCAGGGAATGATTACCCCGGAGATAGCGCAGCAGATAGGCGGACTGCTGAATGAGAAACTGGGACCCCTGCAGCAGCAAGGCAATGCGCTGGGAGAGAAACTGGTAGATGCTTTCCGCACCGACACCCGCAATATCTGGGCTGGAAGCGTGATGGTTCGCCAACCTATCTATATGGGTGGAGCCATCATTGCAGCCAACAAGATTGCCGACATCGGAGAGCAGATTGCAGAGAATGATCTCGACCAGCAGACCCAGAGCACGCTCTACAGCATAGACCAGGCTTACTGGCTCGCCGTTTCGCTGAAGCAGAAGCAGAAACTCGCCATCAGTTACCGCGACCTCGTAAAGAAACTGAACGAGGATGTTCATAAGATGATTCAGCAGGGAGTAGCCACCAAGGCAGACGGACTGAAGGTAGACGTGAAAGTGAACGAGGCTGAGATGCAGATTACCCAAGCAGAAGACGGACTCGCTCTGTCGAAGATGCTGCTCTGCCAGCTCTGCGGCATTCCGATGAACCAGGAAATCACACTTGCCGATGAAGATAAGGAAACCCTGGCTTTATCAGGAACTCCTGTTGACACCGAGCAGCAGAAAGTGGCAGCACAGGATTCGGCGCTGAACACCCGGCCGGAACTCCGCATGCTGCAGAATGCGCTCGACATCTCTAAAGAAGCTACCAAAATGGTTCGCGCCATCAATCTGCCTCACGTCATGCTGACAGGCGGCTACATGATTTCGAACCCGAACGTATTCAATGGTTTCCAGAAGAAGTTTACCGGAGTCTGGAACGTAGGCGTGATGGTTCATGTTCCGGTATGGAACTGGTTCGACGGCGCCTACAAGGTGAGAGCCGCCAAGGCTGCCAGCAATATCGCCCAGATGAACCTGGATGATACGAGAGAGAAGATTCATCTGCAGATTACTCAAAGCCAGTTTAAGGTAAAGGAAGCCCAGAAGAAGCTCAACATGGCAATGAAGAACATCGCCAGTGCAGATGAGAACCTGAGATGCGCCAACCTCGGTTTCAAGGAAGGCGTGATGGAGGTTACCGACGTGATGGCTGCACAGACTGCCTGGCAGAAAGCACAGAGCCAGAAGATTGATGCAGAAATCGACGTGAAGCTGACTCAGGTTGGGCTGAACAAGGCGCTCGGTATCCTGCAGTAA
- a CDS encoding Cof-type HAD-IIB family hydrolase, producing MDKKIKALFFDIDGTLVSFKTHKIPQSTVDALEQAKKNGVEVYISTGRPQLIINNLGQIEHLIDGYITTNGARCFVGDKVVSQHAILPEDVKKIIEAADRDDYPAIVVGEHHLAIHHYTDEVYEIFAKGLGVDCEIFLTDVNELGDEQVLQVTPFCSVEQEALLMPTLRNCTSGRWHPAFTDITAADADKGKGLHAMADYLGLNIEETMAFGDGGNDISIVREAGTGVAMGNAGDNLKQVADYITTHVDEDGVKNALLHFGVI from the coding sequence ATGGATAAGAAGATAAAAGCATTGTTTTTTGATATTGACGGCACCCTGGTGAGTTTCAAAACTCACAAGATTCCGCAGAGCACGGTAGATGCCTTGGAGCAGGCTAAGAAGAATGGGGTAGAGGTGTATATTTCTACCGGTCGTCCGCAACTCATCATCAACAACCTCGGTCAGATAGAACATCTCATCGACGGTTACATCACCACCAATGGAGCCCGCTGTTTTGTAGGCGATAAGGTGGTGAGCCAGCACGCCATCCTTCCTGAAGATGTAAAGAAGATTATCGAGGCAGCCGACCGTGATGATTATCCGGCAATCGTTGTAGGAGAGCATCATCTCGCTATCCATCATTATACTGACGAGGTTTATGAAATCTTTGCCAAGGGACTGGGGGTGGATTGTGAAATCTTCCTGACCGATGTGAATGAACTGGGAGATGAGCAGGTTCTGCAGGTTACTCCTTTCTGTTCGGTAGAGCAGGAGGCGCTCCTGATGCCTACGCTCCGCAACTGCACCTCGGGCAGATGGCATCCTGCCTTTACGGATATTACGGCAGCCGATGCGGATAAGGGCAAGGGCTTGCATGCAATGGCTGATTATCTGGGTTTGAACATAGAAGAAACCATGGCTTTCGGCGATGGCGGCAATGATATTTCCATCGTACGGGAGGCAGGCACCGGTGTTGCGATGGGCAATGCAGGAGATAATCTCAAGCAGGTAGCCGATTACATTACGACTCATGTGGATGAAGATGGTGTTAAGAATGCGCTCCTCCATTTTGGCGTGATTTAA
- a CDS encoding ABC transporter permease yields the protein MFKKLYHIALRECGIMWKNPIYLFCMVIFPIVVVIFFTTLMKGGVPTDMPVGIVDQDNSATSRQLVHKLDAFQTTKVVAHYENMAEARHAIQKNEIYAFLLIPDGTEAGLMAQKQPKISFYYSSVSLAAGSLLFRDLKTISTLGGAAAGMAKLSALGKTNDEIMTFLQPIAVDLHMIGNPYANYNYYLSSVMVPGLIMLFIFLITPYSIGTELKFNRARDWMRMAGNNPYLAIAGKMLPQTLIFLSIFLLFEFYIYYVLQFPHPGGALPIILLGILSVLSCQCFGIFAFGLMPSLRMSMSICSLWGVVSFSICGATYPLFSMDSPIQSIGQLFPLRHYYMIYQMNIFNGFPMSDAVLHWGAMVLFCALPMLTVWNIKKAMLVYKYLP from the coding sequence ATGTTTAAGAAATTATATCATATAGCCCTCAGAGAATGCGGCATCATGTGGAAGAACCCCATTTATCTCTTCTGCATGGTCATCTTCCCCATCGTGGTGGTAATTTTCTTCACCACGCTGATGAAGGGAGGAGTGCCTACCGACATGCCTGTGGGCATAGTAGATCAGGACAACTCCGCCACATCGCGCCAGCTGGTACATAAGCTCGATGCCTTCCAGACCACCAAGGTAGTGGCTCATTACGAGAACATGGCAGAGGCAAGACATGCTATCCAGAAGAACGAAATCTACGCCTTCCTGCTGATTCCTGACGGAACAGAGGCAGGCCTGATGGCCCAGAAGCAGCCTAAGATTTCATTCTATTACAGCAGCGTATCGCTGGCAGCCGGCTCCCTGCTCTTCCGCGATCTGAAAACCATCTCTACCCTGGGAGGTGCGGCGGCAGGAATGGCGAAACTTTCGGCGCTGGGAAAGACGAACGATGAAATCATGACCTTCCTACAGCCTATCGCCGTAGATCTGCACATGATAGGCAACCCATACGCCAACTACAACTATTATCTTTCGAGCGTAATGGTGCCGGGACTCATCATGCTGTTCATCTTCCTGATTACACCTTATTCTATAGGTACGGAACTGAAGTTCAACCGGGCAAGAGACTGGATGCGGATGGCAGGCAACAATCCTTATCTCGCCATTGCGGGTAAGATGCTGCCACAGACACTCATCTTCCTGAGTATCTTCCTGCTATTCGAATTCTACATCTATTATGTATTGCAGTTTCCACATCCGGGCGGCGCGCTTCCTATCATCCTGTTAGGCATTCTGAGCGTACTCTCCTGCCAGTGTTTCGGCATCTTTGCCTTCGGACTGATGCCTTCATTGCGCATGTCGATGAGTATCTGTTCGTTGTGGGGCGTAGTGAGTTTCTCCATCTGCGGAGCCACCTATCCGCTCTTCTCGATGGATTCTCCGATCCAGTCTATCGGCCAGCTTTTCCCGTTGCGCCACTATTACATGATTTACCAGATGAACATCTTCAATGGTTTCCCTATGAGCGATGCTGTGCTCCACTGGGGCGCAATGGTGCTGTTCTGCGCCCTGCCGATGCTCACTGTCTGGAACATCAAGAAGGCAATGCTGGTATATAAATACTTACCGTAA